The following coding sequences are from one Streptomyces venezuelae window:
- a CDS encoding S1 family peptidase, with translation MSQSRRYRFAAVAALLSASVVVGTQATAQAQAPVKDTTPAARYQPEMVRALAASLGVSEKAAVDRLDRQDAQQARLTGLRESGISEDGAFFDASGRLTVNADDKADVAAIEKAGLDARVPARGEDELDEIKAGLDAAATRRAPAGVVDWSVDLAADKVTVKVNNDRGAAAKAFLAKAKTYGSAVKIVRGQEKSAPQAAIAPGSKMTINDTTGWCSVGYGARDRSGKQYLVTAGHCVEGLPTLRYGGTAFAKGTHTRFGVGTDSVDMGVAAINSGHSITTQVGTWGQAGNIAVNGSRRAASGAALCKSGATTGWTCGTVGSYNVSVTYVDQNGGPDTVVRGLATSSVCTQGGDSGGAYISGNQAQGMTSGGPVSQRCTGGVNSRGSSYFQPLDDALSYYGLTLNTN, from the coding sequence GTGTCGCAATCTCGTAGATACAGATTCGCCGCCGTGGCCGCTCTGCTCTCGGCGTCAGTGGTTGTGGGAACCCAGGCCACCGCGCAGGCTCAGGCCCCGGTGAAGGACACCACCCCCGCCGCGCGCTACCAGCCCGAGATGGTGCGGGCGCTCGCCGCGTCGCTCGGTGTGAGCGAGAAAGCCGCCGTCGATCGGCTCGACCGGCAGGACGCCCAGCAGGCCCGGCTCACCGGGCTGAGGGAGAGCGGGATATCCGAGGACGGGGCGTTCTTCGACGCGTCCGGCAGGCTGACCGTCAACGCCGACGACAAGGCCGATGTCGCCGCCATCGAGAAGGCCGGCCTCGACGCCCGTGTCCCGGCCCGCGGCGAGGACGAGCTCGACGAGATCAAGGCGGGGCTCGACGCCGCCGCCACCCGGCGCGCCCCCGCCGGTGTCGTCGACTGGTCCGTGGACCTGGCAGCGGACAAGGTCACCGTCAAGGTGAACAACGACCGCGGGGCGGCCGCGAAGGCGTTCCTCGCCAAGGCCAAGACGTACGGCTCCGCCGTCAAGATCGTCCGGGGTCAGGAGAAGAGCGCCCCGCAGGCCGCGATCGCCCCCGGCAGCAAGATGACGATCAACGACACCACCGGCTGGTGTTCCGTCGGCTACGGCGCCCGCGACCGGTCCGGCAAGCAGTACCTCGTCACCGCGGGCCACTGCGTCGAGGGGCTGCCCACCCTGCGCTACGGCGGCACCGCGTTCGCCAAGGGCACCCACACCCGCTTCGGGGTCGGCACCGACAGCGTCGACATGGGCGTCGCCGCCATCAACTCCGGGCACTCGATCACGACCCAGGTCGGCACCTGGGGCCAGGCCGGCAACATCGCCGTGAACGGCAGCCGCCGCGCCGCGTCCGGTGCCGCGCTCTGCAAGTCCGGCGCGACCACCGGGTGGACGTGCGGCACGGTCGGTTCGTACAACGTCTCCGTCACCTACGTCGACCAGAACGGCGGCCCCGACACGGTCGTCAGGGGTCTCGCCACCTCCAGCGTCTGCACCCAGGGCGGCGACAGCGGCGGCGCGTACATCTCCGGCAACCAGGCCCAGGGCATGACCTCCGGCGGCCCGGTGAGCCAGCGGTGCACCGGGGGTGTGAACTCGCGCGGTTCGTCCTACTTCCAGCCACTCGACGACGCCCTCTCGTACTACGGGCTGACTCTGAACACCAACTGA
- a CDS encoding nuclear transport factor 2 family protein, with amino-acid sequence MPDEAARKQMAIDYARRINAGDIEGVLDLFTDDIVFEDPVGRPPMVGKDDLRRHLELAVSCGTHEVPEPPMTSMDDRFVVTPTTVTVQRPRPMTFRIVGIVELDENGLGRRVQAFWGVTDVTMDGPADATHPEGTRA; translated from the coding sequence ATGCCCGACGAGGCCGCGCGCAAGCAGATGGCCATCGACTACGCCCGGCGGATCAACGCCGGTGACATCGAGGGCGTCCTCGACCTGTTCACGGACGACATCGTCTTCGAGGACCCGGTGGGGCGGCCCCCGATGGTGGGCAAGGACGACCTCCGCAGGCATCTCGAACTGGCCGTGTCCTGCGGTACGCACGAGGTGCCCGAGCCGCCGATGACCTCGATGGACGACCGTTTCGTGGTGACGCCGACCACCGTCACGGTGCAGCGGCCGCGGCCGATGACGTTCCGCATCGTCGGCATCGTCGAACTCGACGAGAACGGGCTGGGCCGCCGGGTCCAGGCGTTCTGGGGAGTCACCGACGTGACCATGGACGGGCCCGCCGACGCCACCCACCCCGAAGGGACCCGCGCGTGA
- the abc-f gene encoding ribosomal protection-like ABC-F family protein, with protein sequence MSDAAITCSNLSFAWPDDTPVLSALSFTLTSGRTGLVAPNGSGKSTLLKLIAGELRPTAGSVSVSGTLGHLPQSLPLTGTLTVAEVLGVAPVIQALNAVESGDVSEAHFTTIGDDWDIEERTRAQLDRLGLAGLDLDRRLSTLSGGQIVSLGLAAQLLRRPDVLLLDEPTNNLDLDARHKLYAVLENFTGCLLLVSHDRPLLDRMERIAELGGDELRFYGGNFSAYEEAVRAEQEVAEKNVRNAEQELKREKREAQQARERADRRQSNAARNLKNAGLPRIFAGNMKRGAQESAGRAGQMHATRVSEAKARLDEAGRALRDEQRITLELPDTRVPAGRNLFLGEGMQVRHAGRAVFAEGGVDLTIRGPERIALTGPNGSGKTTLLRLVTGDLAPDEGEIKRNDGRIAYLSQRLDLLDPERTVAQNFAASAPERPEAERMNLLARFLFRGQRAHLPVGVLSGGERLRATLACVLCAEPAPQLLLLDEPTNNLDLVSAGQLESALDSYQGAFVVISHDERFLAEIGVNRRLRLADGALRETGAPAV encoded by the coding sequence ATGTCCGACGCCGCCATCACCTGCTCGAACCTCTCCTTCGCCTGGCCCGACGACACCCCGGTCCTCAGCGCCCTGTCGTTCACGCTGACCTCCGGGCGCACCGGCCTGGTCGCCCCCAACGGCTCCGGCAAGAGCACCCTGCTCAAGCTGATCGCGGGTGAGCTCAGGCCCACCGCCGGCTCGGTGTCGGTCAGCGGCACGCTCGGCCACCTCCCGCAGAGCCTCCCCCTGACCGGCACCCTCACGGTCGCCGAAGTCCTGGGCGTCGCTCCCGTGATCCAGGCGCTGAACGCCGTCGAGTCGGGCGACGTGAGCGAAGCGCACTTCACCACCATCGGCGACGACTGGGACATCGAGGAGCGCACCCGCGCCCAACTCGACCGTCTCGGGCTCGCCGGTCTCGACCTCGACCGTCGGCTGAGCACGCTCAGCGGCGGCCAGATCGTCTCCCTCGGCCTCGCCGCCCAACTCCTCAGGCGCCCCGACGTACTGCTCCTCGACGAGCCGACCAACAACCTCGACCTGGACGCCCGGCACAAGCTCTACGCCGTACTGGAGAACTTCACCGGCTGCCTGCTCCTGGTCAGCCACGACCGCCCGCTGCTCGACCGCATGGAGCGCATCGCCGAACTCGGCGGCGACGAACTGCGCTTCTACGGCGGCAACTTCAGCGCGTACGAGGAGGCCGTGCGGGCCGAGCAGGAGGTCGCCGAGAAGAACGTCCGCAACGCGGAGCAGGAACTGAAGCGCGAGAAGCGCGAGGCGCAGCAGGCCCGCGAGCGGGCCGATCGCCGGCAGAGCAACGCCGCCCGCAACCTCAAGAACGCCGGGCTGCCCCGCATCTTCGCCGGCAACATGAAGCGGGGCGCGCAGGAGTCCGCGGGCCGTGCGGGTCAGATGCACGCGACGCGGGTCAGCGAGGCCAAGGCCCGTCTCGACGAGGCCGGACGCGCGCTCCGTGACGAGCAGCGCATCACCCTCGAACTGCCCGACACCCGGGTCCCTGCCGGACGCAATCTCTTCCTCGGCGAGGGCATGCAGGTGCGGCACGCAGGCCGGGCGGTGTTCGCCGAAGGGGGCGTCGACCTGACCATCCGCGGACCCGAGCGCATCGCGCTGACCGGGCCCAACGGCTCCGGCAAGACCACCCTGCTGCGGCTCGTCACCGGTGACCTCGCGCCGGACGAGGGCGAGATCAAGCGCAACGACGGCCGGATCGCGTACCTCTCGCAGCGTCTCGACCTGCTGGACCCGGAGCGCACCGTGGCGCAGAACTTCGCCGCGTCCGCTCCCGAGCGGCCCGAGGCGGAGCGGATGAACCTGCTCGCCCGTTTCCTCTTCCGGGGCCAACGGGCCCATCTGCCCGTCGGCGTCCTCTCCGGTGGTGAGCGGCTGCGCGCCACCCTCGCGTGCGTGCTCTGCGCCGAACCGGCACCGCAGTTGCTGCTGCTCGACGAGCCGACGAACAACCTCGACCTGGTCAGCGCGGGTCAGTTGGAGAGCGCACTCGACTCGTATCAGGGCGCCTTCGTCGTGATCAGCCATGACGAGCGCTTCCTCGCCGAGATCGGGGTGAACCGTCGGCTGCGGCTGGCGGACGGTGCGCTGAGGGAGACCGGAGCACCCGCGGTGTGA
- a CDS encoding NAD(P)/FAD-dependent oxidoreductase, which produces MTTTRPAHAVVLGASMAGTLAAHVLARHVDAVTVVERDALPEEPRHRKGVPQGRHAHLLWSNGARLIEEMLPGTTDRLLAAGARRLGFPEDLVTLTGQGWQHRFPATQFALVASRPLLDLTVRQEALASAGIRVRQRTEAVELSGDGSRVTGVVVRDVDGGTRETLEADLVIDATGRGSRLKQWLSALGVPALEEDVVDAGVAYATRLFEAPPGATTHFPAVNIAADDRVREPGRFGVVYPIEGGRWLATLSCTRGAQLPSNEDEFLPFAENLSHPILAELLRDAEPLTPVFGSRSGANRRLYPERLAEWPDGLLVIGDSLTAFNPIYGHGMSSAARCADTIDREFRKEPQVGAGAALRLQKAIGAAVDDPWILAATKDIDYVNCRVSATDPRLIGVDTEQRLRFAEAITAASIRSPKASEIVTDVMSLNAPQTELGSNRFLIAMRADERLPELTAPPLHPEELAVVQLDPAKITPAAVRT; this is translated from the coding sequence GTGACCACCACCCGACCCGCACACGCCGTCGTGCTGGGCGCCAGCATGGCAGGCACCCTCGCGGCCCATGTCCTGGCCCGCCACGTCGACGCCGTCACCGTCGTGGAACGTGACGCCCTGCCCGAGGAGCCCCGGCATCGCAAGGGGGTTCCGCAGGGCCGCCACGCCCACCTGCTGTGGTCCAACGGCGCCCGCCTCATCGAGGAGATGCTGCCGGGCACCACCGACCGCCTCCTCGCGGCCGGCGCGCGCCGTCTCGGCTTCCCCGAGGACCTGGTGACCCTGACCGGGCAGGGGTGGCAGCACCGCTTTCCGGCCACCCAGTTCGCGCTGGTCGCCAGCCGACCGCTGCTCGACCTGACAGTACGTCAAGAGGCGCTGGCGTCCGCCGGCATCCGCGTCCGGCAGCGCACCGAGGCGGTCGAGCTCTCGGGCGACGGGAGCCGGGTCACCGGTGTCGTCGTGCGTGACGTGGACGGCGGTACGCGGGAGACCCTCGAAGCCGACCTGGTGATCGACGCCACCGGTCGCGGCTCCCGCCTGAAGCAGTGGCTGTCGGCGCTGGGCGTGCCCGCACTCGAAGAAGACGTGGTGGACGCGGGCGTCGCCTACGCCACCCGTCTCTTCGAGGCCCCGCCCGGCGCGACGACCCACTTCCCCGCCGTCAACATCGCCGCCGACGACCGCGTCCGCGAACCGGGACGCTTCGGCGTGGTCTACCCCATCGAGGGCGGGCGCTGGCTCGCGACGCTCTCCTGCACGCGGGGCGCGCAACTGCCGTCCAACGAAGACGAGTTCCTGCCCTTCGCGGAGAACCTGAGCCATCCGATCCTCGCCGAGCTCCTGCGCGACGCGGAGCCGCTCACGCCGGTCTTCGGCTCCCGTTCCGGCGCGAACCGCCGCCTGTATCCGGAGCGGCTCGCCGAGTGGCCCGACGGGCTGCTCGTCATCGGCGACTCACTGACCGCGTTCAACCCGATCTACGGGCACGGGATGAGCTCGGCCGCGCGCTGCGCCGACACGATCGACCGCGAGTTCCGGAAGGAGCCGCAGGTCGGCGCGGGGGCCGCCCTCCGTCTCCAGAAGGCGATCGGCGCGGCGGTCGACGACCCGTGGATCCTGGCCGCGACCAAGGACATCGACTACGTCAACTGCCGCGTCTCGGCGACGGATCCGCGCCTCATCGGAGTGGACACCGAGCAGCGTCTGCGGTTCGCGGAGGCCATCACGGCCGCGTCGATCCGCTCCCCCAAGGCATCCGAGATCGTCACGGACGTGATGAGCCTCAACGCGCCGCAGACCGAACTGGGCTCCAACCGCTTCCTCATCGCGATGCGCGCCGACGAGCGTCTGCCGGAGCTGACGGCTCCCCCGCTGCACCCGGAGGAGCTGGCCGTCGTGCAGCTGGATCCGGCCAAGATCACACCTGCGGCCGTACGCACCTGA
- a CDS encoding nuclear transport factor 2 family protein gives MNEFARKKRALEHSRRINAGDLDALVELYAPDAVVEDPVGLPPLTGHDALRAHYGPLFSAHLREEAAEPVAGQDAAHALIQITSVMDYLPLGPRYAERGWLKAPDAPQAARIRRTAMLVIRMDAAGLVRHLKSYWGTSDLTVLG, from the coding sequence ATGAACGAGTTCGCCCGCAAGAAGCGTGCCCTGGAGCACAGTCGGCGGATCAACGCCGGGGATCTGGACGCGCTCGTCGAGTTGTACGCGCCCGACGCCGTGGTCGAGGACCCGGTCGGCCTGCCGCCCCTCACCGGGCACGACGCGCTGCGCGCCCACTACGGACCGCTCTTCTCCGCGCACCTGCGCGAGGAGGCGGCCGAGCCCGTGGCCGGTCAGGACGCCGCGCACGCGCTGATCCAGATCACCTCCGTCATGGACTACCTGCCGCTGGGCCCGCGGTACGCGGAGCGCGGCTGGCTCAAGGCACCCGACGCCCCGCAGGCGGCGCGCATCCGGCGCACCGCGATGCTCGTGATCCGCATGGACGCGGCCGGTCTCGTCCGGCACCTGAAGTCGTACTGGGGCACGTCCGACCTCACGGTCCTCGGCTGA